Within the Mobula hypostoma chromosome 17, sMobHyp1.1, whole genome shotgun sequence genome, the region TGCGATTGAGAAGACTAAGTTCATCCTGTATATACcgcatacatactctgataataaatgtacttctgaatttgaatttgtatttGCTTTGGTGCTATGTTGCCACCAGGCCAACAGTGAGTTTTTGACTATCTGACAGAAGGAAAGTACAAGGATAGAGTTATTTTGCTGACTGCAGCTGAAGTTCGAAGTGCCCCTTTCTACCATCTGTTGCTTGTAAATGAGAGGCAGAGGAATAAAAGGCAAATGGGGTGTGAGAAAGATGACTAAATATAAGAAAATATTTACTTGTAGTAGCCTCGATTTCAATGACTGCCAAGGACTCTGCCATCAATGTTGCAACGGTCGGCAGCACACTGTTCACCCGGTATTGAGGTGATGGGCCTGAGCTGACAGCCATTATGGGCTGTCTTAATTGGCAGTCTGTGTAACCAGTTAGAATTGAAAATGAATGGCGATGGGAGCTGATGGTCAGATGTGTGGTGTGGCTGGATTTGGGAAGGTGGTCAGGTATGCGGTTAGCTCTGTGAACAGAAGATGGGCCAGTCATTTGGCTAAAACTGGGAACGTAAAGGGCCAAAATTGCACTCATATTTGAGAGCTGGAAAATGAGGGGTCAGTGGGTAAGGGGTCCAGAGATTATATCAATGTATGTACATTACTACTCTGCAGCAGAACCTGGTTTCCTGTTGTCTTTATCCCTCTTGCCACCAGCTCAGGGAAGCCCTTGTGCAATGACTAACCATGATAGGGCATCATCTATTCCACCATATGAAGTTCAGGACCTGGAACACCAGGACACTAATGCACAATTCTGTTAGTGACACACCGGAATGCATCTCCACTCTCATCCTCATCAAGCAGCTCAGAATGCACAAACCTGGTAATACTGAAGTCAATAGCCAAAGGTAAATTACACTAATGTTGGAGTCATTTTTTGCACACAGGCAGATGGTTGGGGTTGTCAGAGGTCAACAGTTTGCCCCAGGACAATAGGGCTAAACTCAACCACCTTCACCTGCTTCATCAATGAACTTCTTTCCATTGTAAGCTCAGAAGATGGAACTGCTGTTGATGATTGTGCTCCTCAGTAAAGTCCATCTTTACAGGCCACAAGACCTAGATGATATTCAGGCACAGGCAAATAGTTGGGAAATGTCAATGAAGCATTTCAAGAAATAGTCATCTCTGACAAAATAAAGTCCCCACCATCAATATCCTGAGGGTCACTGCTTATTTAAGAACTCAGCTGGACCAGCCGCATAACTACAGTAGCTACAAAAGGAGATCACAGACTGGATATCCTGTGGTGAGTCACTCATCTCCTCATATACCAAAGCCTTTCCAACATCTAGAAGGCACAAGTCAGAAGTGTGCTGGAACTCTTGCTGGTTGAATGCAACTCCAACAACTTTAAGGAATCTCAATGGCATCCTGGACTAGGTAGTTCCCTTGAATGCATCACATGAGCCACCCTAAATATTCATTCCCTCTGTTAAAAATGGTACACAGTGACTGCAGTATGCATCACCCTTAAAATATACTTTAGTTCCTTGCCTGGGTTATTCCAACAGCATTTCCCAAAATCGTAACTTCTTGTACCATGAAGGACAAAAGCAGCCAGCAAATGGGGACACAACTACCTACAAGAGCCCTCCAATGCACACCCCATTCCGTATTAAAATGTTTTGTAGTCCTTTATTATTactatacagcccagtccatcacgggtaaagccctccctgccaATGAGCTtgtttacacagagtgctgtcgcaggaaagcagcatccatcgtcaaggacccctaccatctagCTCATGCACGGTCATCACTGTgtccatcgggaagaaggtacaggagcttcaggacccacaccacctggttcaggaacagttattatccctcaaccatcaggctcctgaactagagaggataacttcactcatcttcacttgtccATCACTAAACTGGGCTCAGATTCAAGGACTGTTCAACTCATGGTCTTGAtacttgttgcttatttatttattactattattgtttttctctttctttttgtatttgcacacagtttgttgttttttttttcactttagtTGTCTATTctgtttcattaattctattgtatttcttgtatttactgtgattatccacaagaaaatgaatttcagagttgaatatggtgacatacagaataggcactttgataataaacttactttgaactttgctggtTTAAATCTTGGAAACCTGCCCCTCCCCATACATAAGTTGTGTGAAAATATCTTCAACGCAAGGACTGCAGTATTTCAAAAATGCAACTGACCACCACCTTCTCGGGAGTGGTTATAGGTGGGCAAGAAATGTTCATCTTGCCGGGGGCATCCAGATCCtgagaaataaatttaaaataatggCTTCCTGTCTGATTCTcagtggaagagtccttgaaattgagtctagttcggtgggaacagttcagtgatggacaagtgaagttgagtgaagttatccgctctaGTTCAGGAGCCCTCGTAAAATATTTGTTCAAAAGTTAAATCCTACCTTTCTTGGGCAACCTTTATATTTAAGCCTGACTATTTAGTCCACTCtgcctggtcaaacaaaactcTCCATGGTTTGACTTTTCATCCGAGAATATGATCtcaacatagaatatagaacaatatGGCAaagaaacaaagttcaaagtttgaagtaattttattatcaaagtacatatatgtcaccaagtcATATCCTGAGACtgattttcttccaggcattcacagtagaacaaagaaatacaatagaatcaataaaaaataacacacaaagactgacaagcgactaatgtgcaaaagaagataaactgcaaACATAATCAATCAATAATTATtgggaacatgagttatagagtccttcaaagagagtccatgggttgtggaatcagtttagtattGAGGTGAGTAAACTTCTCCACGttgcctggtggttgaagggtagtaactattcctgaacctggtggtgtgggacctaaggctcctgtacctccttcctgatggcagccgtgAGAAAAGACCTTAGCCTGGATGTTGGGGCTCTTTAATTGTGGATGCTATTTCCTTgtggatgtgcttaatggtgggaacAGCTTTTCCTGTattggactgagctgtatccaccactttttgtaggtttttatgttcttgggcattggtctTTCTACACTAGGGCATGaagtaaccagtcagaatactctccaaggtccatctttagaagtttttcaaagttttggatgacatgcccaatctgtgcaaacttctaagaaagtagatgtACGGTTTGCCTTTTGTGTTAGTTCCAAGATAGATCTTCttgaatgataacaccaaggaatttgaagttactgaccaGCTCACCTCCAGACCCCTAATGACGATTCCGGTTTCCTCCACCTGTAATCAATAGCCACTTCTTtgtttttactgatgttgagagaGAGGTCTGGGCCATCTGGCTCATGGTGAATGTGCTGACACGATAGCACATGGTCTATATCTCTCTAATCCCTGCCTGCTCACGTGCCTTTAAAATACTGCTAAATATTGCTTCCACCACCTTCCCTGGCAGTGGGTGTCAAGCACCTACCACactccatgtaaaaaaaaaatcctgccttGTAAAATTCCCTTAaacattccctctctcacattaaaCCTCTAGTAGTTGATATTTCCAtccttggaaaaaaaaactatctaTTCTGTTTATgcgtctcataattttatatacttataTCAGGTCACATTTTGGGCTCTGAACCTCAAAAGAAAAGGTTGCCCAATCTCTCTTATAGTTAAtacaccccaatccaggcaacactgcAGTGAATAGCTAAGGCCTCCAGATGCTTCCTGTAATGcagcaaccagaaatgcaaatgtggcctaaccaaagttttacacAGATGGTATACGacttcctggcttttatactTACTACCCCaactgaagaaggcaaatatatCTTGCACTTTCCATACCATTCTTGGTTGCTATGCACTTGCATTCTACCTCCCTCTGTGAATGCGTTTAAGGGTCCTACCATTTTTGGTACATTTTCCTCTTACAGTTGATGTCCAAAGTACAGCACTGCATACTTCTCAGGATTAAACCCCACCTGTCATTTCAATGCCTATATTTCTATTCAATCTATATCTGTGTATCTTTTAATAACCTTCCTCGATAGCTACAACTCTATCAACTTCCATGTCATTTGCCAATTTAATATTCagtccacctacattttcatctaaATCTATATCAACGTTGACCCCCGTGGGACACCTTTAGTCACAGACCTCTAGTCAAACTAACATCCCCCTCCACCAGTATCTTACATCTTCTATggtcaaatttattttgaatccaatCTACCAAGTCACCATAAATCCCATGTGCCTTAATCCTTAATCTTTTGGATCAAACTACTATGTGCGGCTTTTTCATATGCTTTACTTAagtatatacgtgtgtgtgtgtgtgtgtgtgtgtgtgtctatatatatacacacacacacatacatacacaacaCCCACTGCCTAACCCTCATCAGTCATCTTTATCACCTCCTCTAAAACCTGTGTGATGACGCAGAAAAAGCAGTTATTGATCATGTTGAGCACAATATTTTCTACCTTTAAAAACACAAGTTGATTTCACTATTTTTATGTCAAATCTAAATATTCAGATTACATTATGTTCTTAATTCCTGCTTTTCGAATGGaaacatttaacaccatcattttcCCAGGCTTAGGACATTGTTCATTAAGCCATTTCTAATTCTTTAACATATTAATTGAGATGTTCTGTGCAGATGACACCAATATGCAATAGTTTAATACTCTAGGGAATTCAGTAAAAATGTTTTTAATGATGATATGGATGATGAAAAGAATTTCCTTCAACAAGGTGACTGTTGCAAGATCTCTTCCCAAGCAGTCATCATAGTCCAAGGGCAACATTTTAAATGGCAGGTTGAACAGTTCAGATCTTCCAGCATGGATGCTCTTCAGAACACCCTGGGTTAGTGTGGCACTCTAAGAGTTTACCAACATTGTGTGGCTACTGCTAGAATGTTAACAGCAGAGTCAAGCCTCCACATGGACAATGGGAGGTGAAATCATATTATTTGACATTTTACTATACAAAAATGCACAATTCCCTTACTGTCTACTTTCATGTAGGCATTAACTAATTTCAAGGATGCCTTTACAAAGCTGGGCTCATGCTCATcaatggaattttccatttgaaaCAATAAGCTCAAGTAGTTGTAATGTGCCCAATTTGATTTTAGATCATAATCGAGAGGAACTTTAATGAACAACATTCGTTTACAAAATGAACTATCCACAAGAGATTGTACAATGAAGTAAAATTTCATCAGATTGCCAATCTATGCAAAATTTTAGAATCATTTTGATGTCCTCCATTTGCTGGGGTCGACCACGAAtgctgcatcctagctgtctacgttTGGTCGATATGCAAGCAGGGACAGTAAGATattgagagcaagctgttgcccatgcagcagactccccctctccatgcagctgatgaacagCAGcggctgatacagtttggcaccaagaagagttgctagtcagcgttgaactcaatgtagggctgCCTCAAGGACTCCATTTCCCGGGTTTTCTTCGGAGTTTACTTCCACAGCCTTCCTCACAAGGCAGCGGAGCTTTCAGATGGGAGGTTGCCCTGTCCTACATgagctgccacccacactggataaGCTCCATCATCTACAAACAATTCAGTACATAACTACTTAGGGACAGTGTTCCTTAACAGAGGGCAACTGAGAGCACTCCACAttacaaacagaagaaaatccacagatgctggaaatccgagcacacacacaaaatgctggaactcagcagaccaggcagcatctctgggggaaaagtacagttgacatctcATCGACTGAACTtttttttctatagatactgcctggcctgctgagttcgtcaagcattttgtgtgtgtactccACATTAAGCTGGATAGCTGTTGTATTCCAGAGACCTGGGTACAAGAGGGATTATTACAACAATAATTTTCCTCTTTTCTAATATTAAAaagaaacaatatatatacacacactattaTACAGTGCAGATATTAGTGCAAATTGTTTTGAAAATACTCCTTAAAGCTTCTAGAACTACCCACAACTTTCGAAACATCTTTTTTCAATACCCAAAAACCTTAACAATTCAAAATatacatttttattttaataCAATGACTTTTGCCTAGATTTGGGTTTACTACTGCCTCTTGAGCAGGCTTACTTGGGATTGCACTTTCTCTGGCATCAAAAATGTCTTGAAACAGAGGCCAAATCCTTCTTTAGCTTTGGTCATGGCAGCCGAGTAGTTAAGAACCCATGAAACCAAGAGGCGAAATATAATATGGGATTCTTTTCcttgcaacttcaacataactgaACTCTTTTGCTTTAAGGGTAATCAGTGAAACGAATAAAACAAAGAACTGATGGAAACATATTTGTCCATTGATATTGAGACATGAAAATCTGGTGTAAAATTGAGTGAGTGTTGCATTGTCAAACATGGTGGCTATAGGAGACTAAACTAAGGTCCAGTTTGCCCTGTTGGATATGTGTGTGAGATACTATGATAATACTCTGTTAAAGATATCCTGGTCTGTacttagttttctttgttttttttttgtgttgtattGCTGTGTGGATTGTGAAATAGGAAATGTGACAGCCAATGATGGCTGTATTTAAGGAAGAAAGACATTTCACTATCTATAGGGCTATACAAATACAAGTTGGCTGCTTCTTTGTTGAATTTATAGGTTCAGTTATCAAGGTGTTCAGAGGATTTTGTCCCTTGCCCATACATTGAATTGGGGCTTATGATTTTAGTAGCTTGCTTCTATTTCTGGAATTACTAAATACTAGCTTGATGGTAATTTTAACTGGGTAATCAGGTAAAACTAATGCAGTCATCcattaaccccccccccattaaCTTCCACAGAACCCAGTAGAAATGAAAGATTTAAAATAGCAATTGAATCAAAGCCAGTATTAACCCCTTCACAATTCTCTTGTCTTCCAGAGGTCAGTTTTCACTTTTTACCTCATCCACACAATGATCAAACGAATTGAATATTCAAAACAACAACTGATATAAAAGTTACCAGTAAAACAAATAGAATGTCATtcaacttttaattttttttattttgaacatATTTAGTAGAGGAGAATATTGATATATTATAAAGCAGTTTACACCGTTACAGAAACATGATAGTAATAGTGTTACGAAGATTAAGATTTGAAGAATACTATAGTTTAGCAACATGAAAAAAGGTCTTCAAAATCCTTGCCTTTTTTCCCCCTTGTAAGAAAATCTTAGATTATTTCTCTCCCCCCccaagtatatatatataaaaaaaatcaaaatttagAAAAATGATCCATTTGCAGCACATGTAAGAATAGAAATATTTAAGTCAGCAAAGCAACTGAGAATTAGAAACAGGCAACAGAGGCAGTTAAAACTATCCACAAAGCTAAGTAACAGTTTGAAATACTTCAAAAAGTTAAATGTTTCTATTATCAGAGGTCTGTATGTGTGCAGCTAATAACATTAGAAAGAAACACTTCAGAGTAAATATTAATTTAATATCCTAAAATTGACAACTGTCAAGATAAAACCACCGAATAGTGCGTCatagaaatattttaaataaactgGAGTCAACATTTTGAAGGTTGATATAGTTTAACAATATAAACTAATACCTATTTAATAATTTATCTGCAATGAGCTGAATACATACATAGTTTCGCACTTATTTTCCCTTCTATAGTGCGCAGGATTGTAAAAACATTtacaataaataattttaaaataggtTTATAATAATTTTCTAAGGCACAGTTTCAACCAATGACTTCAAATCCacaattttctttccttttttcaatCAATGACCACGGACAGATGCAATAAAATAGAAAGAAGAGACTGTCATTGTCAGGAGCTGATCCAATTTCAGAATCCGATGTGCTGACAGCAGCGGTTAAAGTTTCCCGAGAAGTGTAACAGGACGGGAGAGATTAAAATGTGACAGGTCATCAAACACGCACGAGTGATGTGTATTTCCAGAACTGTCTGCCTTATTGATTGTCCGCACAGCTGCTCTATGCATTAAATCCAGATCACCTGCTCAGAGTTCCATTCATGCATATCAGGGAACAatgaataaaaagaaataaataacttCGGTGCCCGTCGATCACGCcacatggtcatacactttgattGTTCGATGCCCGAGAGAGACTTCAGATATCCCAAATACGTTGCATAGgtcagagttttttttttaaaaaagtgaatgaCATTCAGTGCTTTAAAATTCAAACTGTAGTCATTACCATAGTGAAGAATTGTCTCTGTATCTCACTAACCCCCTGATGTGCACATTtcatgtttttaaattattattattgcatgTCGCAGTGTTATTGCATGCAGCTCCTGCAATTGGTACAGGCTGAAGTATTGCAGCGATTTCCCTGATGAAGAAACAGTATTCTCAAAGCAATTATACTATGTTATGTCCCATTGTTAATGCATGTTAAGTTGCAGACTGGTTGAAAGCTTTGGACTTGATTCTTAAAAGATTCTCTTGATCGTAAAcacaaaaaacattttttttctgctgTTCCATCTTCTCTAATATGACAATATATAGCACAATTGTTCACAGTAATCAAAAGCTGGAAAAATATTTTTCTCTTATCAGAAAGTAGAATACTTTGTTAACCCCCATCCCCATGTCCATCATCTCTGTTGCTGTAATTGTAACTGGCTGGGGAGTTATGGAATATATGGTGGCTCTCCAGATTCTAGAAGTAGTGCGCACTTTTAGGTTTTGTTTTTAAAAGTGTCCCATTGTTATTGCATGCGGTCTGTCTGCAGCTGCTGGGGCTGGTACTGGCTGAAGGCTGCAGCAGCAGCAGCCGCCCCGGGAGCCGCACTGGGCATGGGCTGCTGCACCGCGTAGCTGTACCCGGCGGCAGTGACGTAACCGGCGGCCGCCGCCGCAGCAGCGGGGGAGGCGGCGTACGGATACTGCTCATATGCAGCAGCTGCGGCCGCGGCAGCTGTGGCTGCAGAATACTGCGCGTACGCAGTCCCCGTGTAGTCGATGTAAGGAGACGCAGCAGCTGCAGGTTGGACATGTGGGATGACGACTCCAGGTTGCATAAAGGCCTGTGGGTAGACATAGTGAGCAGGAATCCTGTGGGATAAGGAAGAAAAACACCAGTAAGgaaacagccagcacctcttACAGCTCAATTTGTCcacactgtttttttttaaaaaaaggattctAAATGTTATTGTGCATATAGGGTTGCCATAATAAGAGAAAGCATAATTATCCCCTGCTAACCTTTGAATGGGTGCAAGAGGTTATGGGAATGTTTGACCCACTGTTTACAATACAATATGACCAGAAAATTGAAACACTTGCATAAGTGACTAATATTGGTATTTTGTATTTTACTAACAAATGAAATGGGTAATTATAAAGAGAGCGGGAACTAATTCCAGCAGCACAAACGAAGAACAGAAGTTACCACCCTGGAAATTATTAACATTCTGTAGCTTGCATATTCCAACAGGGTTTGGAACAATttctgaaaattcaaaattcttTCAAATAATTTCTTTGACAATAGTTCACTGGAACATTAATAAACTTCTCTTGGCATTTTTGGCTTATTAGTTATAAAAATATCATGGCAACCCTATGTGATGCTATGCAGGTCTCAGCACTCATTAATATCATATCACAGATCCACAGCCCCATCAccctaattaaaaaaaaaaccacaggcaaaaagtaaaacaaacaaaaattaaGAAAAGGTACAAAACAAAAGGCCACAAGGTGATAAACAAATGGTCACACGGCAAGATCACTCTACACAAGAAACCTACTGAGGCTCTCACTTTTTACCAATGAGGCTCCAATAGGGGAGCAACAGACActactgggggaaaaaaaacacacagcacTGAACCCCAGTACATGTGCATTACATTCTAGGAAAAGGTCACAGGAAGTCCTTGGGCAAAGCGAAAACTTTTAAGGACATGGACCGCATCAGATGGCTGCAACGATTCACCTAATGAcacgcaaaagaaaaaaaaagacacgAAAAGACAAGAGATTGGGGGATGAGAAGAAAACATgtcatggtgagagagagagagagagagagagagagaacgagaacttGACTGCAGAGACGACAGGATGATTATACAATTGTTTTCAGAAAGATGATGCCAGCCATCTATCCCTGCAAGTATACTGTATGTGCATCTTCAAGTCGCTCTAATCCATGAGGTACTCGGAAAGGAGTTCAACAAATGGTTCTATGAACTCCATACTCCAacacagtgcaatatgtaaatcTTAAGGTCCAGTGCAGAAGGTGATCATAATAGTTCAGCAGTAACCAATCTCTATCATTTAGTTGTGAGTTTGAACGACTGAACTTTGAAGTTCACTGATTTGGTCAGCAAACACCTGGATGGCCATGGTTACAAGCTTATTTTACATTAGGTGATATGTTACAAACCCCATGGCAACTTCTTTCAATCGCATTGGCTTACAGCCCTGTTTTATTCATGAGTGGCAGATATATTTTAGTTCTAAATGTGACTATAAAGATCATTAGCAATTGGCTGGCAAGTCCATTTTAGCACAAGTGTTGTCAGAGGCACAAAGGCATTTACTTTTTCACTTTAAGAGGACAATGAAAATTTCTCTTCTGGATATAAATCTTTGTATTATTCCATGTGTAATAAAATTCTGTAAGTTATCTATATGAAAGGAACACAAATACTCAGATGCTTTGTGAATAGAAGATGCTGAGGAGCTACTAGCGGCCAATCATATCAATCGCCTTTAGCCTAGAAGTCTAAGGCACTTTCTAATCCTTGACAAATTAAACCATAAGCAGCAAGGAGTTATTATTGAATacctatttgtttttattttttccaAAAACACCTTTCCTAACAATGCACAGTGACAGCCAAAAAGCACAATATCATTCTCATCTTAACATAGGTGGCTATAGTACCTTTGATCATAGCTTCACTGAAGTGTATTGGTAACTAACACTTAACCACTAAGCCTCTGGAAACTGCATGCCTGTTAACTGCCAAAAATACTGAATgagactggggaaaaaaaaaagattattttCCTTAAATGTTCCTTTTTCATCTGATCCACATTTATGATTGAACTGTGTCATGAAGACTTCCGTATGGAACACTAGAACCCAAATTAGAATCAAAGTCTGATGAACacacttgagagagagagagagagagtgagatcaGAATCATCCTCTTCATATAGTGTACCTAAACTGATGTTACTTTAAAGTTATGTCTTTTGATTCATTTCATGCAAAAAAACCACATTTTGAATAACAATAACAGAGTACAATTTCTTTTAAGTTACCACAAAATAAAAAAAGTTCAAGGGTTCATCAGAATCTACTGGATGTAAAcagttgttttaaaaaaaacactcttTGCTGATCACTGCTGCCTTTCCTCCCATCCTTGATCAAATAACAGGAAGAGCACTCTAGCCTGACTATATCATAGGCCAATCAAAAAGAGGCTCTGCAACCCAAGACAGCTTTTATCTTCCTCCTTCTTCCATCTTCCAAACAGTAATATGCAATATGCTACtgacacctccaagaggaccacaaccttgtcacagggtttggaggcttgcgtgcctcaatgacccagagagctttgTTATCCGGAGTctgggccttgtgctttggctgttggtagggtcatccttgccaaacaggtcaaaaggtagaggccagaccaaaAGTGGTccaccaggtttgggggttcagctcagagctaacaacccctgactggtaaaagaaaattgttatggaaacgacaatgaagaatccttgcaacacacatcaaagttgctggtgaacgcagcaggccaggcagcatctctaggaagaggtgcagtcgacgtttcaggccgagacccttcgtcaggacccttctacGTTTGAATCCTTCTACGTTTGAGTGCAATGGTATTGTTGAGTCTCCATCTGGAGCTTGCATGACCGACATGGGCTACTGACAGTGAAGCATGACAATGGGCTCTGAACACTATCAGAGATACAGGACTTCatcgctgccctaaatgccagtagcGTAATGGGCAGTAGAGAGATTGAATGACAGTAGCTGTATTCAAATGATGTCAAGGTTGGAATCAAACTGTCGCTTAAAATCCTTTATAAACACCAATGTCAGATATTACTATGATTATAAAGTTATTATAAAGATTTACTGTCATACATTTAGTGTTTGACTAGAATACAGCTTCAACAACTTACTCTTTCAACCTGGTTCAATAATCTCCCAACAATTATAGATGACGGCAGTTCAACACATGGACGAACTGGAATTCTGCTGGCTCATTAAAGCAATTCTTCACCAACTAACTAAAGCCTGTCAACTACTTTAAGCAACAGCAAGCTCATTACAAGTAAACAAAATGAGGCAGAATGGTTTTCAAAATAAAAGGCATTGTAGATTTCAAAACTTCTCACGTACAAGTTGAAAAGACTCAGAATAGCCAATGTTGTCTTTTAAGGTATTCTGGCCCTACAAAGAGATAACAGGTTCACATTGCAGGTACtataaggtgaaaggggaaactgATATCCTATGGAAGAACTTAAACTTGAAGTTCTTAGCTTGGACTAAATAGAGATAAAATTGTCTTCGGCAGAACCCTGATTCTTAATCACCTATGGTGGCTCcttcgtttttaaaaaaaattacaagcataccaacacctccaaccttctcAAAGTCACATCAGAATTTAATGAATGGTGATATACAGAGCCTTGATTTCCATTGCTTCAATTTTGGTACCTTCAATTCCATAGGCCACAGAGCTTTGCAGATCTCTCCTTAATACCGTCTCCTTCACTATACGTAGTGACAAGTTATAAAAAATACAAAAGAGTTTCATGttttaagtttaagtttattgccAACTGActgtataacacacacaaa harbors:
- the LOC134358034 gene encoding RNA-binding protein 24, with product MHTTQKDTTFTKIFVGGLPYHTTDASLRKYFEVFGDIEEAVVITDRQTGKSRGYGFVTMADRAAAERACKDPNPIIDGRKANVNLAYLGAKPRIMQPGFAFGVQQIHPAFVPRPYGIPAHYVYPQAFMQPGVVIPHVQPAAAASPYIDYTGTAYAQYSAATAAAAAAAAYEQYPYAASPAAAAAAAGYVTAAGYSYAVQQPMPSAAPGAAAAAAAFSQYQPQQLQTDRMQ